The Bacteroidota bacterium genome includes a region encoding these proteins:
- a CDS encoding gliding motility-associated C-terminal domain-containing protein, with protein sequence MRNPVFVLTQSAFVCAEVGANTEVLTVTDVNGNSSTCSTTITVEDNVAPMAVCQNITVQLNGSGNATIMASQINNGSTDACGVASLALNITTFSCANVNSNTVILTVTDVNGNSSTCSATVSVEDLVAPTAVCQNVTVQLNNTGNGSTTAAAVNNGSSDNCAIASLSLSQSAFVCAEVGANTEVLTVTDVNGNSTTCSTTITVEDNVAPVALCQNLTVQLNGSGNASITASQVNNGSSDACGIATLALNITTFNCANINANTVVLTVTDVNGNSSTCSSAVTVEDTVAPNAICQNVTVQLDNTGNGATTAAAVNNGSTDNCAIATLALSQTAFVCTEVGANTELLTVTDVNGNSSTCTTTITVEDNVAPVALCQNLTVQLDNSGNASITPSQINNGSTDACGIASLTLNVTTFNCNNINGNPVTLTVT encoded by the coding sequence TTGCGGAATCCAGTCTTTGTCCTGACGCAGTCGGCCTTCGTTTGCGCCGAAGTCGGCGCAAATACCGAAGTGCTGACAGTGACGGATGTGAATGGCAATTCCAGCACTTGCTCCACCACGATCACCGTGGAAGACAACGTGGCTCCGATGGCTGTTTGCCAAAACATCACGGTGCAGCTGAATGGCAGCGGAAATGCAACCATCATGGCTTCGCAGATCAACAACGGTTCGACGGACGCCTGCGGCGTCGCGAGCTTGGCCTTGAACATCACCACATTCTCCTGCGCGAATGTCAACAGCAACACCGTCATCTTGACCGTCACCGACGTGAACGGCAACAGCAGCACTTGCAGTGCGACCGTCTCCGTCGAAGACTTGGTAGCACCAACCGCGGTTTGCCAAAATGTCACCGTACAACTGAACAACACGGGCAACGGCTCGACAACGGCTGCGGCCGTGAACAATGGTTCCAGCGACAACTGTGCGATTGCATCGCTCAGCTTGAGCCAATCGGCCTTCGTTTGCGCTGAAGTCGGCGCCAATACCGAAGTGCTGACGGTAACGGATGTGAACGGGAATTCGACAACATGTTCCACCACCATCACGGTGGAGGACAATGTGGCGCCTGTGGCACTTTGCCAGAACTTGACGGTGCAACTGAATGGCAGCGGTAACGCAAGCATTACGGCCTCACAGGTCAACAATGGCTCGAGTGACGCTTGCGGCATTGCAACATTGGCCTTGAACATCACCACATTCAACTGCGCCAATATCAACGCCAATACCGTCGTGCTGACTGTGACCGATGTCAATGGCAATTCCAGCACTTGTTCGTCTGCTGTGACGGTCGAGGACACGGTGGCACCCAATGCCATTTGCCAGAACGTAACGGTGCAGTTGGACAACACCGGCAACGGCGCAACCACTGCTGCAGCTGTGAACAATGGCTCGACCGACAACTGCGCAATTGCGACTTTGGCCTTGAGCCAAACTGCATTCGTCTGCACGGAGGTTGGGGCGAATACTGAATTGCTGACTGTCACGGATGTCAATGGCAATTCCAGTACTTGCACCACGACCATCACGGTGGAGGACAATGTCGCACCGGTCGCGCTTTGTCAAAACCTCACGGTTCAATTGGACAACAGCGGAAACGCCAGCATTACCCCGAGCCAAATCAACAACGGGTCCACGGATGCTTGCGGTATCGCCAGTCTTACTTTGAACGTGACGACATTCAACTGCAACAACATCAACGGTAATCCAGTGACATTGACGGTAAC